One part of the Anopheles coustani chromosome 2, idAnoCousDA_361_x.2, whole genome shotgun sequence genome encodes these proteins:
- the LOC131261879 gene encoding protein borderless, with protein MINMQQLLANGGCWRRGSWKLPEVTGVVARVVGSVAHVSSVLALLTLFGAIGRNAGFLADRKPVYLEAKIGSYVVLDCPVDFPQDIPIPYVLHWNKENKPVFTLYDGLLNAYETFIGRVTMLNNDIVYGKASLNLTSIRESDNGWYECKVIFPNRVPNKRNNGTWFHISVLGGTLLRVPPINQTVLEGDPAFFHCVVQNQETMFVEWYKDGVSLMEYFDLSHRSTMGPDGSLTINPTQMSDLGFFTCEVRNAANDSQAASAYLNVQYKAKVVYAPKEVYLPFGESAVLDCHFRSNPPLKNLRWEKDGFLFDPYNVQGVFYNRNGSLQFDKVDDSHAGRYSCTPYNDLGTDGASPIITVIVQRPPYFTLKPKLVYVTKMGGTVEMHCDARDRDGYHTPDIMWVKKDGSLLPHGRYTIEGGNLTITDIVESDRGIYGCQATNEAATVTVDAEIMIENVSPRAPYNLTGNSTDTAITIRWAPGYIRQYLEYIIWYRLADAPEWRTLKVSNKHILEATITNLQPAREYEFMVLCQDNYGDGMFSKAFRYFTKPTEYEQPENGLQDALLQFSQIGSPRNFLVRKEQEHFLAQWEPPELGLDQLRFYILRWWVEPKHVLHGSRETSETQLILDDLDEDEMYTFQVFALSTTNYTSGSNEFEIYVYPYRRVKAMTIGGALILLFCLAIICTLLFLKRKRMRKLREAENVKI; from the exons ATGATTAATATGCAGCAATTACTGGCGAACGGGGGCTGCTGGCGGCGGGGAAGCTGGAAGCTGCCCGAAGTGACCGGTGTGGTGGCGCGGGTCGTGGGCAGTGTCGCCCACGTGTCGTCGGTGCTGGCGCTGCTGACGCTGTTCGGCGCCATCGGGCGTAACGCCGGCTTCCTGGCGGACCGCAAACCGGTCTACCTCGAGGCGAAGATCGGCTCGTACGTCGTGCTGGACTGTCCGGTTGATTTCCCCCAGGACATACCGATCCCGTACGTGCTGCACTGGAACAAGGAG AACAAACCGGTCTTCACGCTGTACGACGGCCTGCTGAATGCGTACGAAACGTTCATCGGACGCGTGACCATGCTCAATAACGACATCGTGTACGGCAAGGCTTCGCTCAACCTAACGTCAATTCGGGAAAGCGACAACGGCTGGTACGAGTGCAAGGTGATCTTCCCCAATCGCGTCccgaacaaacgaaacaacggCACGTGGTTCCACATCTCTGTACTTG GTGGGACGCTGTTGCGCGTTCCTCCAATCAACCAGACGGTGCTCGAGGGCGATCCAGCCTTCTTCCACTGCGTCGTGCAGAACCAGGAAACGATGTTCGTGGAATGGTATAAGGATGGAGTGTCGCTGATGGAATACTTCGACCTATCGCACCGCTCGACGATGGGCCCCGACGGTAGTCTCACGATCAACCCGACGCAGATGAGCGATCTCGGGTTCTTCACCTGCGAGGTGCGCAACGCGGCCAACGACAGCCAGGCGGCCAGTGCCTACTTGAACGTGCAAT ATAAAGCGAAAGTAGTGTACGCACCGAAGGAGGTGTACCTGCCGTTTGGCGAGTCGGCGGTGCTGGACTGTCACTTCCGGTCGAATCCACCGTTGAAGAATCTGCGCTGGGAGAAGGATGGCTTCCTGTTCGATCCGTACAATGTGCAA GGCGTCTTTTACAACCGTAACGGGAGTCTTCAGTTCGACAAAGTAGATGATTCGCACGCGGGACGTTACTCCTGCACGCCGTACAACGATCTCGGTACGGACGGTGCGTCGCCGATCATCACCGTGATCGTACAGCGACCACCGTACTTCACCCTCAAGCCGAAGCTTGTGTACGTGACCAAGATGGGTGGCACGGTCGAGATGCACTGCGATGCACGCGATCGGGATGGTTACCACACTCCCGACATCATGTGGGTTAAG AAAGATGGAAGCCTGCTGCCGCACGGTCGGTATACGATCGAGGGTGGCAATCTGACAATCACGGACATCGTAGAGTCGGACCGGGGCATATACGGCTGTCAGGCGACGAACGAGGCAGCGACGGTAACGGTGGACGCGGAGATCATGATCGAGAACGTATCGCCAAGGGCTCCGTACAATCTGACGGGAAACAGCACCGACACGGCCATCACGATCCGTTGGGCTCCGGGCTATATCCGGCAGTACCTGGAGTACATCATCTGGTACCGGTTGGCTGACGCACCGGAGTGGCGTACCCTTAAGGTGAGCAATAAGCACATCCTGGAGGCGACAATCACCAACCTTCAGCCGGCTCGGGAGTACGAGTTCATGGTCCTGTGCCAGGATAACTATGGCGACGGAATGTTCAGCAAGGCCTTCCGGTACTTCACCAAGC CGACCGAATACGAGCAACCGGAGAACGGACTCCAGGACGCACTGCTGCAGTTCAGTCAGATTGGTTCCCCGAGGAACTTCTTGGTGCGCAAAGAGCAGGAACACTTCCTCGCCCAGTGGGAACCGCCGGAGCTTGGGTTGGATCAGTTGCGCTTTTACATTCTTCGCTGGTGGGTTGAGCCGAAACACGTACTTCATGGCAGTCGGGAGACCTCCGAAACGCAGCTTATTC TGGATGATCTGGACGAGGACGAGATGTACACGTTCCAAGTGTTTGCCCTGTCGACGACCAACTACACCAGCGGCAGCAACGAGTTCGAGATCTACGTCTATCCGTACCGACGCGTGAAGGCGATGACGATCGGTGGCGCTCTGATACTGCTCTTCTGCCTGGCGATCATCTGCACACTGCTCTTCCTGAAGCGTAAACGAATGCGAAAGTTGCGTGAGgcagaaaatgttaaaatatga